GACTGGAACAGTTCACGCAGCGTCTGAACATCTCTTGCCTCGACAGCGCTCCAGTCTCCTCCCTGCGGTCACGGACACGACATTGAACCATGCGGGTCGAAGAGCGCGCCAAATCAGCCCTTCGCGGCAGACCTGGCAGATGCGCCCCAAAGCAGGCAGTCTGCCAGGCTGCTCCTCACCCTGGCCGGCCCGACTCAACGGCCACCAGGCCCGCCAGATCAACGATGTTCCCGCTTCTCTCCCCCCGTTGCTGTCATGTGATACGATAGGAAAGCCTGTTCTGTCGCTCCCTGTCCTTCTGCAGAGCTGGCGGAACAGCAGAGCAGACCGGACAGCAGGGCTTGAGCAATCCCACAGAATCAACGGAGTAGACGGGTAAGCATTTATCCGCTCAGTATCAGCTTTACAACGGACCCGCTCGCTCCTGACTGAGAGCATCTCTCTCTGACCCAGAGTGCCCAGTGCCAAGCAGACAGGCAGGCAGGTCAGACTCTTCCTTTCCTGGCCCTTCTCAAAAGAACAAGACAAGTGGGGAGGCATTTCAATCAGTGAGATTCTTTTTCGGGGAGGCAACCTGATGGCCGATCAGATTGAGCAGCAGAATGGGCCGACCGGCGTCGAGCCGAGCCAGGAGGCAAGTAGCAGAGCACACGAGAGTGAGAAACTAGCCGCGCGCGTGGCAGAGTTGCGCCGTCGCATAGAAGAGGCTAACTATCAGTATTACGTTCTCGACAACCCCACACTGACCGACGCAGAATACGATCAATTAATGCAGGAGCTGCGACGCATCGAGGAGGAGCATCCCGAGCTGCAGACGCCCGACTCGCCGACTCAGCGTGTTGGAGCGGCGCCGCTCCCTGAAGTGCGGCAGCACCGTCATCCCGTTCCTATGCTGAGTCTGGCCAACGCCCGCAGCGAAGAAGAGCTACTGGCCTGGCACCGGCGTGCGCAGAACATCTTGCCTCATGCCACCTTTGAGTATGTTTGCGAGCTGAAAATCGACGGGCTGGCTATGGCACTGACCTACGAACAAGGACGACTGACCGTGGGAGCCACGCGGGGTGACGGCCTCGTCGGCGAGGACTGGACCCCCAACGTGCGCACCATTCGCAGCATTCCTCAGCGTTTGCGTGACACCAACCCACCGCCGCGGGTCGAGGTACGTGGCGAGATCTACATGACTATTGAAAGCTTTGAAAAGCTCAACGCCTCACTTACCCGCGAGAAACTCTTTGCCAACCCGCGCAACGCTGCCGCTGGTTCGCTCCGTCAGAAAGATCCGCGCATCACCGCCGAGCGCAACCTCGACTTCTTCGGCTACCAGATTGGCTATATCGAGGGTCGTAACCTGAGCACGCACTGGGAGGCCCTGCAGCTGATCACCGAATGGGGCTTCCCGGTTAACCCCCACAATCGGCGGGCGCGGGACCTCGACGAGGTGCTGCAGTATTGCCGTGAATGGGAGCAGAAGCGTTTTGAGCTGCCCTACGAAATTGATGGAGTTGTCATTAAGATCAATGATCTCGCCCAACAGCAGGAGCTGGGTTATGTTGGACGAGAGCCGCGCTGGGCCATCGCCTTCAAATATCCTCCCATCCAGGTCGCCACACGCCTGCTAGATATCCGTATCAACATCGGGCGCACCGGCTCGGTCAATCCCTGGGCCGTGCTGGAGCCGATCAACATCCGTGGTGTGACGGTCTCGCGAGCCACACTGCACAACGAACAAGACATTCTGCGCAAAGACCTGCGCATCGGCGACTGGGTTATTGTGCAGCGCGCTGGCGAGGTCATCCCCCAGGTAGTCAAGCCCATCGTCGAGCGGCGCACCGGCGAAGAACGCCCCTACACCCCGATCGAACGCTGCCCTGTCTGTGAGACGCCCATCATGCGTCTGCCGGACGAGGCCATTGCCTATTGCCCGAACACGGACTGTCCGGCACGCCTACTGGAGAGCGTCATCCATTTCGCCTCGAAGGGGGCAATGGACCTGGAGACAATCGGCGAGAAGCAGTGTGAGCAATTGGTCAAAGCAGGCTATATTCAAACGGTCGCAGACTTCTACGACCTGACGCGCGAGCAGCTGCTCAAGCTGGAAGGCGTCAAGGAGAAGAGCGCCGACAACATGCTTAAGGCCATCGAGGCCAGTAAGAAGCGTCCTTTCTGGCGCTTGCTCTTTGGTCTCAACATCCGCTATATCGGCGAAAAAACGGCCCAACTCATCGCCGAGCACTTCGGTTCTATGGACCGCCTGCTGACAGCCAGCGAAGAAGAGATTATGGCAATCCCCGGCGTAGGACCGAAGAGCGCTCACAGCCTCTATACCTGGCTCCAGCAGGAGAAGAATCGCCAGCTTATAGAACGCCTACGCCAGGCCGGCGTCAACATGGCCAGCGAAGAACGTCCTGGCGGACCGCTGGCTGGCCAGTCCTTCCTCTTCACTGGCAAACTAAGCCATTTGACCCGTCCACAGGCCGAGGAGGCTGTGCGCCAGCTCGGCGGGACCGTCGCCAGCGGCGTCACACGTTCGTTGACCCATCTGGTTGTGGGCGAAGATCCCGGTTCCAAGCTAGAGAAGGCCCAGCGCGCCGGCGCGCAGATTCACGACGAACAATGGTTCCTAGACCTGCTACGCCAGCATGGCCTTCAGGTCTAGCCTGGCAAGGCTGGAACTCAGGAGCGGGGGGGGCCGGCCTGACGAGAAGGCAGATCAGCGGGCCGCTCCCGCCAGGCCAGAGCAGTGCAGTGGGAGCGGCTCGGAATGCGACCGCCTCGCGAGCCACTCCCGCTTTTCTTCTCCTCCAGCTCTGCCACTCCACTGCCAGGCACCTGCTGGAGCCTGGACTTAGACGTAGTGCATCTCCAGATAGCGAGCGCGCAGCTGATGCACGGCCTCACGCACCTGCTTACCGCGGATCGCATCGTGAATCAGCTGGGCTAGCTCTCCCATCGCTCGCTCATCCATGCCAAAACGTGTCATCTCCTGCACGCCAATGCGCAGGCCCGAAGGATTGCGTGGGTCAGCATCACCAGGCAGCATATTATAGTTCACGATGAGATCGTTGGCCTCCAAACGCCTGGCTACCTCAACACCACCCCCCCAGGCAGCAACATTGACCGCAATCATGTGGCTGCGCGTGTAGCCAAACTCGCGCGCCTCCACCGGCGTGCCCAGCTCATCAAGGGCCTGGCCCAGAGCCTGCGCGTTGCGCACAATCTGGGCCGCATATTCGCGCCCGTAGCGTTTCATCTCGCGGGTCGCCACGAGCAGGGCCGGTAGTGAGAAGAGATGATGGTTGCTTGAAGAGCCAGGGAAGACCCCGCGATCCGCAGGCGGCCAGTACTTCTTTGCCGTCTCCTCGTCCATGTTTCCCAGAATCACCCCGCGCTGCGGTCCAGGAAAGGTCTTGTGCGTGCTGCCGGTCATCCAGGTGGCCCCTTCCTGCAGCGGCGATTGGAACTGGCCCCCAGCGATCAGGCCGAGGACATGAGCGCCATCGTAGAGAACCGGAATATCCCTGGTCTTGCAAAAGGCCGCTACCTCCGCCACCGGCTCGGGGAAGAGGAAGAGGCTCTTGCCCATGACGACGATCTGTGGCTTCACGCGGTCAATCAACTCGAGCGTCTTCTGAGCATCGACATGATAGCGATCCTCAGTAAGGGGGAGATAGTGGAGATTGATAGCTTGAGACCCACCCACCTTCAGCGATTGCCCGCGCGCCTGAATACGCCGCCCGAAGACCCCCACGGCACCGTGGCTGATATGGCCCCCGGCATCGGTCGAATTCACCACAATCGTATCGCCGCCGCGCAGGAAACCGAGCGCGATTGCTGTATTGGCCGCATTGCCACTGATGGGACGGACATCCGCCTGCTTGGCCCCAAAAAGATCACATATCTCATCCCGCGCCATGCGCTCTATCTCGTCGATATAGCGCGTTCCCTGATAGTAGCGATTGATGCGCTCGCCCTCATTAGGATGGCCTTCGGCATAGCGTCCCATGAAATCAGAATTCTGCACACGGCGCACCGCAGAGCTGGGGGTATTCTCACTGGCGATCAGATTGATGCACTCCCTCTGGCGCCAGTGCTCTTGCTTGGCAAGAATAGCCTCAATGTCACTGATATCAACCGTCATCAGTATTCCTCCTCCCGCACAGGCAGTTTAGCGTCTGGCAGCCGGCCTATCGGGCAGCCGTTTCGTCTGGCTGATCGAGTGACCGACGAAGAGCAGACCCGCCGAGCGATCAAGCAAGCATCAAAAGAAATAGGGCTCGCGCCATAGAAAGAGCGCCGTGGCTCGGCTCCTTGGGTTTGGTCTGCCGGGGCCGTGGTGATCAGAGGTTGACCGAAGCCAAACCACCAGCCCCCTCCCTGTCATCCGGCTCGTTTGAGTGTGGCAGACCTTCCCCTGCAGGGAGCGAGCCAGCAAGCGAGCAAGGGCAACTGTGAGTGACTGGCAGACCGACCTGAGCTGATCATGCGCAACGCTGGCGGGTTTAGTGTAGCATGGCCTCCGGCGTCTGTAAATGGCTGCAGCCTCTCTCTGGCCAGGCTGCACGGTGCTCGCCCGGTCATTCAGATGCAGCCCTGAGCGCGCATTGCGACAATAAGCTGAACAAAAGATGAGAGAAAGTGAACCCCGATCGTCTTCAAACAGCATTGAACAAAGATGGCGATCCTGTTATACTACCACCATAGAAAGGAGAAGCGTCGCGTCTGCGCTTGCAAAAGAACGTAATACGCATGGAAAGGAGGGGCGGCATTCTGCACCTCGCAGCCAGGAGCGATCCTGGTAGGGGTTCTGCCGCAACGTTTTCATGAAGGTCTACACGGCAGAACAGATTCGCAATGTAGCGCTGATCTCGCATGTAGGAGCGGGCAAGACGTCGCTGGTGGATGCCGCGCTCTATGACAGCGGAGCCGTGACCAGGCAGGGGAAAGTGGATGAGCGGACGTCGGCGGTCGATTCGGACCCGGAGGAGTTGAAGCGAGGCATGTCCCTCCACGCCAAGCCGGTACCGGTGGAATGGCGAGGCCAGAAGCTGAATCTGATCGACACGCCGGGTTATCCCGACTTCGTCGGTGAAGTGAAAGCAGCGCTGCGCGTGGCTGATGCAGCCTTAATCGTAACGACAGCGGAGAAAGGGGTCGAAGTGGGCACCGAACTTACCTGGCAGTACGCCGATGAGCGCCGGCTGCCACGCATGGTCCTGGTCAACAAGCTGGACCGCGAGAACACCTCGTTCGAGCAGACGCTGGAGGCCCTACGGGCACGCTTCGGTCTTAAGGTGGTTCCTCTGCAGATCCCCATCGGAAGCCAATCGAACTTCAAAGGAGTGGTCGACCTCGTCTCCCGTCGCGGCTTCACGTTCGAGGGCGGTAACAAGGTTCAGGAGGTTACTATTCCCCCCGACCTGCAGGATCAGGTCACCGCTTTCCGTGAGCAGCTGATCGAATCAGCGGTCGAGAACGATGAAGCTCTGATGGATAAGTTTCTCGAAGGTGAGGAGCTGAGCGAGGAGGAGCTGCGTACGCTGGTGCGCCAGGGAACGGTAAGCGGTGAGTTGGTGCCCGTGGTGTGCGCGTCCGCGCTAAGGAATATTGGGGTGCAGACCGCACTTGATGCGCTTCTCGACTATCTGCCGAGCGCCGCCGAGGCCCTACCGGAAGAAGTTCGGGCCCTGGGTGAGACGCCGGCTCTCTTTATCTTTAAGACCGCTGCCGCTCAGGTCGGCACGATCTCGCTCTTCCGCGTCTATAGCGGCACGCTGAAGGCCGACAGCCATGTCTTCAATGTGCAAACGCATGCCGAGGAGCGCATCGGCCAGTTGATCATTCCTCGCGGCAAGGCTCAGGAGAGTACGACGGAGATCGCCGCTGGCGACATTGGAGGAGTGGCCAAGCTCACCAATACCCATACGGGCGATACGCTTGTGGGAAGCAAAGAGATCACCACTGCCCTGGAGCCGATCCAATTCCCCGAGCCGTGCTTTACGGTGGCGGTCTTCCCTAAGAGCAAGGCCGATCTCGATAAGATGAGTAATGCCCTGACGCGCCTGGTCGAGGAGGATCATACGCTGCGGGTAACCCGCGATCCAGAGACGGGCGAAACCCGGATCTCGGGCATGGGCGAGACCCATATCCAGGTCGCCGTCGATATGATTAAGCGTCGCTTCGGTATCGACCTGGAGGTGCGCGATATCCATATCGCTTACCGCGAGACGATTCGCCGTAAGGCACGTGCTAATGGACGCCACAAGCGCCAGACCGGTGGTCATGGCCAGTTTGGCGATGTCTGGCTGGAGATTGAGCCGCTGCCCATTGGTGGTCCCGACACCTTCATTTTTGAAGACCGCATCGTGGGTGGCGTTGTTCCCAGTCAGTTCATCCCTGGTGTTGAAAAGGGCGTGCGCGAATCGTTAAAGCGAGGTTTCATCTCGGGCAATCCGATGGTCTACGTCAAAGTGGCCCTGGTTGATGGCAAATACCACCCGGTCGATTCCTCCGCCCAGTCGTTTGAGATTGCCGCCTCAATCTGCATGCAGGAGGCCGTGCCCCAGGCCAGCCCCACGATCCTGGAGCCGGTGATGAACGTGACAGTGATCGTGCCCGAGCTGATGATGGGCGATGTGATGAGCGATATCAATACGAAGCGAGGGCGTGTGTTGGGTATGGAGCGCCTTGGCAACGGCATGCAGAAGATTATCGCTCAGGTCCCCCAGGCGGAAATGCTCCACTACGCGACAGACCTGCGTTCCCTCACTCAGGGCCGCGGTACCTTTACGATGGAGTTCTATCAGTATGAGGAGGTCCCTCCTCAGATCCAGCAGGAGCTGATCGCTCGCTACAAGAAGGAGAAGGGAGAGTCTGCCTGATTCTCTCAGCCTACAGGCAAGGTGCGCCAATGGGTGAGTAGTGAGCAAGGCGCTCTTCTCATCATCGCCTTTGTTCAAGTGCAGAGCGGGACACCGCCTTTCCAAGGCGGGCAGAGAGCTGCCACCTCTGAGGTCATAGTTGCTGGCTGACTGATTGATTGGTTGATCCGTCAGGACAGGATGGTGCCCCGCTTTCCTTTCTGTGACGGTTGAGTTTGAGTAGCTGGGCCTGTTGAAAGGAGTTGCGATGTCTGTGCAGGATGGGTCTTTCGGCTGGTTGCAGTCTCAGGTATCGGAACTGGATCGCCAGCAAGAGTATGCCCGCGCACGAGCGCTGATCGAGGAAGCACTCCCCTTTTTCCCCGAACATTGGTCTACCCTGGTATTATGGCGCGCTATCCTGACGTTGCGCCAGGGGAACCCCGAGGAGGCCCTGGCGATCCTGGAGGAGGCTGTTGGTCAGGGACTGTGGTTTGGACCAGCTCAGCTGGAGGATGCGGATCTGGCCCCTCTGCATTCGCTGCCGGCTTTCGCAGCCCTGCAAAAGATCTGTCAGGAACGCTATGCAGACGCTCTGGCCCGTTCGCATCCAGGGATTTTGGTACTGGAGCCTGACAATCTTGTTCGCCCCCCCTACCCGACACTGTTCGTGCTGCATGGCAACCAGAGCAGCCCACTGGCTGAGCTTGAGTACTGGCAGCCAATCACGGCCCATCGCTGGCAGGTGGCTCTGCCCTATTCGTCACAACTGGTCGGTTACGGCCTGGCCAGCTGGGACGACGAGGCCCGCGCCGTGGAAGAGGTCTACACTCACTGGGAGCGGCAGCAGCACTGGAAACGTATCGATCTTCAGCATGTGGTCCTGGCCGGCTTCTCGCGCGGCGCCCGCATCGCTCTGCGTCTGGCCCTGGAGGGACGCATCCCCGCCATCGGCTTCATCGCTATCTGCCCGGCCCTGGATGCCAGCCAGACCCTCCTTCCTCACGATAGCTGCCAGGTACAACTGGGCTTTGTGCTGCTCGGTGAGCATGATCAGGGCGCTCCCACTACTCTGGCCACCGTCGAGCGTCTGCGCGCAGCCGGGCTGACCTGCGAGGTGAAACAGTACCCCGGCCTGGGCCACGCCTTCCCACCGAGCTTCGCTGAAGAGCTGCCCACACTCCTGGCACGCTACGTTCCTCCGGTCCCAAGGTAGCAGCCGAGACGAGCACCGCCAGGGCTGACTGGACCTGATCAGGCAGCCGACAACGCTGAACGCAGAGCGTCAATGCGCTGGGCTGGGCGTTCGTTCATTGACCCTTTATCGACACCCGCCCTCGTTCGATCAACCCTTAACGGAATGTCATTTTTTATCTTCGAAGCAAGGCGGCAGAATGCGAGGTTTTGGCCTGAGCGGCTTTCTAGCGAAGGAGGCAGCTCTGCGGACTTGACAGCGGACACCAGGATACGTACAATTCCAGAGACAACGCACAGATCGTGTTCCTTCTTAAGGACGAGAGCAGGGGCCTGCACCAGAGCTCAGTGAGGTGGCCGTATGCCTTCCAGACCGGTTTTTTCCGCACCTTCGCTCGCAGAGGTGCTTAAGCAGCTCAGGATCTACCGGCCCAGCGGTCTGCTAACTATTCAACGAGCACGGGGAGCACCGCCCGAGGAAGTCTATATCACGGTTGAGCGGGGCCAACCAACGCTGGTTGTCTGGAACCGTCAGCAGCAGGAGGCCAGCGAGGCTGTCCTGGCCTGGCTAAATTCATGGGGTGAAATTCGTTTTACTTTTCAATCCGCCGAGCCGCTTCTGCAGCTCCCCGCCCCTGGCCAGCTGGAGCCACAGGAGGGCGCTCCCACTACTGAGGGCGCACACAGGCCAACCTGGCCACCTCTCTCGCTCCAGAGCGGACCTTTGCCCGCCGTCGGAGGTCGGAGCAGTGCCCGCCAAACGATCTCACTCCAGGGACAGCCTGGCAGTACGGCTAGCCCGTCCTCCCAGACGCGCCCGCAAAGCCCCGGTCAGGCCCACGTCCAGGCTCCGGGTCAGGCCCGGCCTCAAAACGGTCGCCTGACCCCACGCTTCGGCGACTCGCTGGTGCTGCCAGCCGTCAAGCTCGCCCAGCCGTCTGGCCCACTGCCGCCGGAAACTGTCGTACCCAGTCTGACCACTCTCGGCAAGGAATATGCCGCTACCGCCGTCCCACGCTACGACCGCATTGTCTTTCTCCTCATCAACGGTCGGCGCACGCTCGGTGACCTGGCCCAGCTGACCCGGCGCACGCCTGCCGAGGTCTACGCCTCCCTCCAGCGTTTGCAGGAACAGGGACTGATCCAGCTAACGCTTCCGCCTACAAACGGACATACTCCTTCTTCCTCTTCATCACGCTAATTCAAAAAGCTTCGATCAGGGTGACTTTGTAAGTGAGCATTACGCTGTAGGACCTGATGCACAAAAGGTACTTCACGCCTCAAAATCTCGTTCTCCTCCGCCAGACGCCGCCGCGTCGAGGTCAGTTCCAGCAGGTGCTGTTTCTGCTCATCGTGCAAATCGAGCAGATAGGCAATGAGATAGGAAAGTTCCTCGGGATCGGTCGGCAGATGCTCCTTGATCTCCTGCTGGCTGTGCGCCTCTAGCAGGATTTCCAAATAGCTGCTGAAGAGATCAAGAGCCCGCTCGACGTAGGGCCTGACCCGACTGGCTGGTTCGCGCGCATCGCGGTACAGCTCAACTACAGCTGAAAGGTAGGGCTGTTGGTGTGTAAGCTGGAGGATGCGAAAGCGCTCGGTGCCAAAGGCGATAAGATTGTAGCGCCCGTCTCCCAGGCGCTCGATCTGCTGAATCGCGGCCAGGGTTCCTACGCTGTAAGGCATTTCCTGAAGATGACGGCTCTCAGGACGCATCAGGACGATGCCAAAGGGAGACTGCTCTTCGAGGCAGCGAGCGATCATCAGGCGATAGCGCCGTTCAAAGATATGCAGCGGTACCGCTGCTGTCGGGAAGAGGACCAGCTGCAACGGGAAGAGTGGAACCTCAATGATTCTCTCCACGGGATCTTCTCCTTCGCACTCGGGCTTTTCTGCAGGATCGTAGGCGTGCTCGCTCGCTTCTGCCGACGCTCTCGTGCCCGCCTGAGTGCCCTACGCTCAGGCGTCGAAGGCAAGCCCTGAGCAAGTCGATGCCGCTCATCGACACTGCCTCCTTCTCTGAGACGAGGCCCGGCGAGATCAGGGGTCAGCCTGCTTCGCTGGCAATGGCCTCCTTCAGATCGCTTGAGCCGCATGGAGATGGGGATGGCAGTGAGCATGATCGGGCCAGTGCTGATGCTCGTGGCTATGCATGACACCCGGCGGCGGCAGCTCTTCGGGTGCGTGACTATGGGTGCCCTCGAGATGATAGGGATGATCATGCCCGTACCAGCGATGGGCTGGATTGCAATGCGCCACCAGCAGGCTCTGCCCGTGATGCCAGCGCGCGCGAAAGACATCATAGTTCTTCTTGCTTTTCGTACGTCGCTCTTCCTCTGTCAGGCTGTACCACTCGCGATGAGGATGCCTGATGAGGCGGGCCGCGACCTCGGGACAGACTACCACACGATAGCCGGCAGCTTTGAAGAAGAAGCTGTAGTGGACGTCGGCCAGGCGATAGAAACGGAATTTTTCATCGAGCCAGCCAATCTCGTTGAGCAAAGTCCGGCGAAAGGCAAACAGATATCCTTCGATGGCATCGACCTCGGGTCCACTCTCTTCGTGAAACTCGCGCAGATCCTCGGTGACCAGACCGAAGGGGCCAGTCACCCCCACCTGTGGATCGCTCAGCGTTTGCTCCAGGGGCGTCCAGATATCACCATCGATCTCAACCGAGGTGTCCAGCCAGACAAGCAATACCCCCTGGCTGGCACGCATGGCGGCATTGCGCCCCGCGGCAAAGCCCAGGTTATGGTCGGCGAAGAGGACGCGCAGGCCAATCCGCTCTCCATTGGCACCGATCAGCGCCGAGCGCCGGGCCAGTTCCCGCAGATAGGGGAGGGTCTCATCGGTTGAGCCATTCTCGATTACGACGACCTCCAGGCGGCGCCCATTGGTATGGCGACAGATACTGTTGAGGCAGCGCTCAAGGTCCGTGCGGTTATTGCGCGCCAGTAGATTGAGCGAGAAGGCATAGCGCGCCGGCTGCTGCGTCGCGTCAGGCGCATCCTGCCAGCGCGAGAGGACAGGGAACTCTTCGCCAAGGCGTCGAGGCCGGACCAGCGTCCCTTCGGGCAGATCGCTCACTTTCCAGCCTCGCTGGAGCAAGTGGAGCCGCCAGGCATCGGCCCGCTCATAGTCCTGCTGCTGGCGCAGGGCTTGCCGTTCGCGCACGATTGCCACCAGCTCTGCCGGCAAGAACTGTTGTGAGTGCTGCGGCATCCGGCGCTGACGCGGTTGCTCGCTCAGGAGATAAGACTGGAGATCGAAGCCGAGCACGCGGTCGAAGTCGAGCAGCAGCTGCAGCTTCATGGTGGCATCCAGCTCGGGAGCGCGCAGCATGGCAGAGAGCACCGCCATTGCCCGCGGAATATGAAGATCATCCTCAAGCTCACGGCGGAAGGCCAGGCGCCAGGGCTGCTCTTGATCCTCCAGCGGCCTGAGCGCGCGCTCTTGATCGGCCCGCCGCCAGAGATCATAGGCACGCTCGCGCAGACGCTCTAGAGCGATCTGGGCCGCTTCGAGAGCGCGGAAGGTGAAGTTGAGCCGGCTGCGGTAGAGGGCGGTCGTGTAGAGATAGCGCAGGGCCAGCGGATCGAAACCGCGCGCCTCAATTTCAGCGCAGGTATAGTCGTTGCTGACCGACTTGGCCATCTTCTGGCCATCAGCAAGCAGATGCTGAGCATGGACCCAGTAGTTAACAAAAGGCTGGCCACTGTAGGCTTCGCTTTGAGCGATCTCATCCTCGTGATGAGGAAAGATATTATCCACGCCACCCGTGTGGATGTCGAAGTGGGGTCCCAGATACTTCATAGACATGGCCGAGCACTCGATGTGCCAGCCAGGGAAGCCACGCCCCCACGGGCTGTCCCAGGCCATGTCACGCCCCAGCTCGGCAGGCTTCCACAACGGGAAATCCTCGGGATGGCGCCGGTCAGCGTCGCTCCCCTCGTGAATGCCAATCTGCATGTACTCCAGTAGATTGCGCGAGAGCTTGCCATAGTCGGGAAAGCGCTGGATGTCGAAATAGACGTAGCCGTGAACCTCGTAGGCAAAACCTTTGCGCAGCAGCTCCTCGATAATCTGGATCATTTCGGGAATATGCTCGCTGGCCCGAGGGAAGACATGGGCAGGCAGAATGTTGAGCCTGGCCTCGTCGCGATGAAAGGCTTCGGTATAAAAGCGCGCGATCTCAGCAGAGGTTTTTCCTTCCCTTCGGGCCTGGGCCTGAATCTTGTCCTCGCCGCGGTCCAACAGCTCATGGCGCATATGCCCGACATCAGTGATATTCTTCACATGGAAGACCTGGTAGCCGAGATACTCCAGAGTGCGACGCAGCCAGTCGGCCATCGTGAAGGTACGCAGGTTACCGATGTGGATATAGCGGTAGACGGTCGGGCCACAGGAGTACATTTTGATCTTGCCAGGCTCCAACGGTATAATTTCCTCGATGCGCCGCGTGAGTGTATTATAGATTCTCATCGCCTCGTCACGCTCCCAGCATGCATCAAACAGTACGACGATGAACGGCCCCTGATTTCCTTCCTTCCCTCCTCCTTTCCCTCTACCAGCCACTCGCTCAAATGCCCGTCTGGCTCGATTCAAGCGCTGCGTGTGCGCCGGCTAACACCGACGGCACCATCCTGTTTTTCCCCCACGGAATTATACCCCCGGCTCGGCGGCTACGACCAGGCGAGGAGACAGGGCAGTCTCGCCAGTACAGTGGCGTGTAGTCTCGCCTCTCTCCTCGCCAGCAACGCTCGTGCACAGGGAGCCCCCCGACTCAGGTTGTCATCTCTTTCACGATCTGCTGGACCCTGGCGCCAGCGGCCTTCCCTTTCAGTTCGCGAGCCGCCAGTGGCATGACCTTGCGAAAGTCGCGCCCCTGCTCCTCGATGAGACGTGTCACCACAGCGCGGATTTCCTCATCACTGAGCTGGGCCGCCTGAAGATAGGACTGCAGAATGGCCTTTTCGCGTTGGGCCTTCTCGACCAGATCACTCCGCCCCCCCTTTTCGTAGAGGGGAAGGGCCTGGTCACGCATCTTGATTTCGCGCTCTAGCACCTGGTAGCAGTCGGCTTCAGTCAGAGGCTTTCCATACTCAGGATGCTTGCGATCGGTGCGTGCAACTTCGAGGTTGTGAATGGCTCCCAGCACCATCCGGAGGGTATCAACTTTGAGCTGATCCCGCGCTCGCTGGGCTTCCTGAATATCCTTCCGCAGCTGCTTCTCGATAGGAAACTCTTCGCGCGTTTGCGCCATACTACACACTCCTCCTATACTCTCAGCAATTCTGTTAGCGATCCTCAGTATAGCCTTTGGCGCC
This genomic stretch from Thermogemmatispora onikobensis harbors:
- a CDS encoding GatB/YqeY domain-containing protein; this translates as MAQTREEFPIEKQLRKDIQEAQRARDQLKVDTLRMVLGAIHNLEVARTDRKHPEYGKPLTEADCYQVLEREIKMRDQALPLYEKGGRSDLVEKAQREKAILQSYLQAAQLSDEEIRAVVTRLIEEQGRDFRKVMPLAARELKGKAAGARVQQIVKEMTT
- the cysS gene encoding cysteine--tRNA ligase, whose product is MRIYNTLTRRIEEIIPLEPGKIKMYSCGPTVYRYIHIGNLRTFTMADWLRRTLEYLGYQVFHVKNITDVGHMRHELLDRGEDKIQAQARREGKTSAEIARFYTEAFHRDEARLNILPAHVFPRASEHIPEMIQIIEELLRKGFAYEVHGYVYFDIQRFPDYGKLSRNLLEYMQIGIHEGSDADRRHPEDFPLWKPAELGRDMAWDSPWGRGFPGWHIECSAMSMKYLGPHFDIHTGGVDNIFPHHEDEIAQSEAYSGQPFVNYWVHAQHLLADGQKMAKSVSNDYTCAEIEARGFDPLALRYLYTTALYRSRLNFTFRALEAAQIALERLRERAYDLWRRADQERALRPLEDQEQPWRLAFRRELEDDLHIPRAMAVLSAMLRAPELDATMKLQLLLDFDRVLGFDLQSYLLSEQPRQRRMPQHSQQFLPAELVAIVRERQALRQQQDYERADAWRLHLLQRGWKVSDLPEGTLVRPRRLGEEFPVLSRWQDAPDATQQPARYAFSLNLLARNNRTDLERCLNSICRHTNGRRLEVVVIENGSTDETLPYLRELARRSALIGANGERIGLRVLFADHNLGFAAGRNAAMRASQGVLLVWLDTSVEIDGDIWTPLEQTLSDPQVGVTGPFGLVTEDLREFHEESGPEVDAIEGYLFAFRRTLLNEIGWLDEKFRFYRLADVHYSFFFKAAGYRVVVCPEVAARLIRHPHREWYSLTEEERRTKSKKNYDVFRARWHHGQSLLVAHCNPAHRWYGHDHPYHLEGTHSHAPEELPPPGVMHSHEHQHWPDHAHCHPHLHAAQAI